One window from the genome of Sebastes umbrosus isolate fSebUmb1 chromosome 12, fSebUmb1.pri, whole genome shotgun sequence encodes:
- the LOC119498818 gene encoding multidrug and toxin extrusion protein 1-like, with product MEDFGLNFVYRRGKKSQSKAAHTVFPRMRPTSCTCTNCLKCIKDWLPLEFKREMIQLVKLAGPVIISQLMVFLINFVSIVFCGHLGETELAGVALAISVIIVTGISVGMGLSSAFDTLISQTYGSGNLKRVGVILQRGVLILLLACFPCWAILLNTENMLLAVKQNPEVARHSQMYVNIFIPALPAAFMYQLQGRYLQNQGIIWPQVITGAIGNVLNAIVNYILLYVLDLGVVGSAAANSISQTASALILFIYIYWKGLHKATWSGWSKDCLQEWGLFTKVAIPSMLMLCLEWWTFEIGGLLAGLISEVELGAQSIVYQMVTIVFMVPMGFMVAASVRVGNALGAGNIEQAKTSGKVAVILAFAISVIFGLVLGLCKNVIGYIFTTEKEIIQRVSKVMIIYGVFHSVDAVAAVTGGVIRGAGKPMVGALCNLVGYYFIGIPIGVSLMFAAKMGIMGLWLGLSLCVTIQATFYIFYLFKLDWKKVAEEAMMRAGVPVQDMENKGHAHSPVTESQVNIISSNSLSNEEFNSDLLTPGQDGTAGAAGPRPLSFWQLVVRRGLTVVLMVLILVVGIIASKMLPKLLK from the exons ATGGAAGACTTTGGACTAAACTTCGTCTACAGAAGGGGAAAGAAGAGTCAGAGTAAAGCAGCGCATACTGTATTTCCCAGGATGAGGCCTACTTCATGTACTTGTACTAATTGTCTGAAATGCATCAAGGACTGGCTGCCGTTGGAATTCAAGAGGGAAATGATTCAACTTGTCAAACTAGCAGGACCTGTG aTCATTTCTCAATTGATGGTCTTCCTAATCAACTTTGTCAGCATAGTGTTCTGTGGTCACCTGGGGGAAACTGAGCTTGCAGGTGTAGCGTTAGCAATATCG GTTATCATTGTGACAGGTATTTCAGTTGGAATGGGTTTGTCATCGGCCTTTGACACCCTCATATCTCAG ACGTATGGGAGTGGAAACCTGAAGCGTGTCGGAGTCATTCTTCAAAGAGGTGTTTTGATTCTGCTCCTGGCCTGCTTCCCCTGCTGGGCTATCCTCCTTAACACAGAGAACATGCTTCTCGCCGTCAAACAAAACCCAGAGGTTGCACg ACACTCCCAGATGTATGTGAACATCTTCATACCAGCTCTGCCA GCTGCTTTCATGTACCAGCTGCAGGGGAGGTATCTACAGAACCAG GGTATCATCTGGCCTCAGGTGATAACTGGAGCCATTGGAAATGTTCTTAATGCAATTGTCAACTACATCCTCCTCTATGTGCTGGACCTGGGTGTTGT TGGATCTGCAGCAGCAAATTCTATCTCACAGACCGCTTCGGCTCTGATATTGTTCATTTACATCTACTGGAAGGGGTTACACAAGGCGACGTGGTCTG GTTGGTCAAAGGACTGTCTGCAGGAATGGGGTCTGTTCACCAAGGTGGCCATTCCCAGCATGCTTATGCTCTGTCTGGAGTGGTGGACTTTTGAAATCGGAGGATTGTTGGCTGGTTTGATCAGCGAGGTTGAGCTGGGAGCTCAGTCAATTGTGTATCAGATGGTCACTATTGTGTTCATG GTCCCAATGGGATTCATGGTAGCTGCCAGCGTGCGGGTTGGGAATGCTCTTGGTGCTGGGAACATTGAACAGGCCAAGACATCTGGCAAGGTCGCCGTAATCTTAGCAT TTGCAATCTCGGTGATTTTCGGACTTGTTCTTGGATTATGTAAGAACGTGATTGGTTACATCTTTACAACAGAAAA AGAAATTATTCAGCGGGTTTCTAAAGTCATGATCATATATGGCGTCTTCCATTCTGTAGATGCCGTTGCG GCTGTAACAGGGGGCGTTATACGAGGAGCAGGGAAACCGATGGTCGGGGCCCTCTGTAACTTGGTGGGATATTACTTCATTGGCATTCCTATTGGAGTGTCCCTGATGTTTGCTGCCAAGATGGGCATCATGG GACTGTGGTTGGGGCTTTCACTTTGTGTCACTATCCAGGCCACATTCTATATCTTTTACTTGTTTAAACTAGATTGGAAAAAGGTTGCTGAAGAG GCAATGATGAGAGCAGGAGTCCCGGTGCAGGACATGGAAAACAAGG GACATGCCCATAGTCCTGTGACAGAGTCCCAGGTCAACATCATTTCATCTAACTCCCTGAGCAATGAGGAGTTCAACTCAGACCTGCTCACTCCGGGCCAGGATGGGACAGCCGGTGCTGCAGGGCCTCGGCCTCTGTCGTTCTGGCAGCTGGTGGTGCGTCGTGGCCTGACTGTGGTCTTAATGGTGCTCATCCTTGTAGTTGGGATAATAGCCAGCAAAATGCTTCCCAAACTGCTCAAATGA